TTATTAAATGGAATCATGGCTGCTATAATAAAAGCAGCAATTCTCAGTCTCACTTGCATCTGGCTAATAATGTTTGAAGAGTGTGTTGTGTGGCTGTTTCTAGAAATATTCTTAAAAGGCAAATTGTGCCTGTGTCTTTTTCATCCTTATTCCTTCCTACATCTGCTGCCTGGAGGGGTCTATgacagctgccttcttgctgGAGATGCTGTTGCCACACTATGGGCATGACCAAGTGAGGAGCTGTCTGTGGCCCAGGTCACTGGAACTTCATAGAGCAGAGCCCACATGGAAGGCATGCTCCACTCACCTTCAGACTTTCCCATGACAGAATACACTTatagttcctgctgctgctactgctgctgctaagtcacttcagtcgtgtccaactctgtgcagccccatagatggcagcccaccaggctccctcgtccctgggattctccaggcaagaacactggagtgggttgtcatttccttctccaatgcatgaaagtgaaaagtgaaaagtgaaattgaagtcgctcagtcatgtccgactctttgtgatcccatggactgcagcctaccagactcctccatccatgggattttccaggcaagagtattggagtggggtgccattgccttctctgcttataGTTCCTAATTCTCTGTTATTTACAGTCACAGCTaaccttattttaatttttttgtaatttatttgttaTACATAATCTTTTGAGTTATATTCATTGTCTTACTATcacccttaatttttttttctcataaagcatctaggaaataaatgtgaaaattgaagtcctaaaaatttaaCAATCGACTTACAAAGAAGTTTTGTTTTCAAACTTTAGAATTATCTAAACCCActgataggcttccctggtggctcagatggtaaagaatatgcctgcaatgcaggagacccgagcttgatccctggttttgggaagatcccctggagaaaggaatggctacccactccagtgggctTCCCACGGggtactagaggtaaagaacccacctgccaatgcaggagatgtaggagatgtgggttgaatccctgggtcactGAACCTTGTTTTTAAACTAATCTATAACTCAAtaccttgctccttggaggaaaatctatgacaaacctagacagcatattaaaaagcagaggcatcactttgctgacaaatgtctgtctagtgaaagctatggtttttctggtagtcatgtacagatgtgagagttggaccataaagaagactgagggcagaagaactgatgctttttaattttagtgctggagaagactcttgagagtctcttggacagtagggagatcaaaccagtcaattgtaaaggaaataaaccctgaatattcattggaaggactgatgctgaaactgaagctctaacactttgtccacaatgcaaacagccgacttattggagaagacccaactcattggaaaagaccctgatgctgggaaagattgagggcaagaagagaagaggaccacagagaatgagatgggtgaatagcatcaccgactcaatggacataaatttgagcaaactctggggaagactgaaggacagggaaacctggtgtgctgcagtccatggagtcacaaagagttggacatgacttagcagctgaacagcaaacAATAACTCAATACCATGTTGAGCAATGCTGTGTATGGCAGAGATGAAAATATGTGATGTAAGTTCAAGTTCTCATGTGGGAGGTGGCAAGGGCTCATAATCTCATGGACTAGAAATCTGGTGATCCTTGTTTGGCATATGGGAACAATGGATTCACATTGACCTTGCTCTACCTTGAAAGCTCTGTCACCCACTAAGGGAGACTGCAGTATAAGGGGGAAAGCTAAGACAAATTCATAACTTTGCTGCAACTTGGATGTTTCTGCTGCTTTCAGCAGAGTCTTCTGGAATTTAAGACTGGAGAGCACCAATGTGCAAGTGGAGGTTTAAGAGGATGAAAGTCTGTTCCAGGAGGCCCTCTCTACCTGCAGAGTAGAGCCTGGAATGGTTGAAGCAACCAGCACCCTCTGTGGCTGATGAGAAGTCCTGGGAAGTGTGGATTCCAGACAGTAGCCTTAGCAGAAATAAGACTGTGGTCCTAAGCCTTTCCCCAGCAGCTTCCATTAAAGCCTGTCTTCTAGACCATCGAATCCAGCATGGCAGCAAATATCACCTTTTACCTTCTTGGTCATCAGACTGAGAAGAGCCTTTTCTGGACCTGATGCAGAGTGCTGCCCTGGTCCAGATGTCCTGGACTTTGCCTGAGATGCAGAGTGGGAAGGTCTTGAAGGCAGAGTGGGTCTGTGGTTTCTATTTGAGAAGAGGATACATAGCCATCTGAGGAAGCAGACTGTGACAGAGCTGTAAGTTGACATCAACAGGTGTCTTTATCTTTTTCCATAGTGCTATAACCCCTGATGTTTAGCTGGCTCATGCAGTGCAAGTCAGGGACCACACTCAGCCTCCATTGCAGGCTAGTTCAATCATTTGACTAACTCTGGCTGATAGCACGTGGTGTTGTTAACCCTAATTCCTAGTGTGATGATATGTGGAGATGAAGCCTTGGGGAAGTAAGTAGGAGCAATTAGGttatgagggtggggccctcatgatagCATTAGTGCCCTTATAGCAAGAGCATGGCCTCTCTCTCTCAGTGGTCACACACAGgggaaggccatgtgaggacagtgAGAAGAGGGCTGACTGCATGCCAGGAAGAGCCTtcaccagaaactgaacccaccggcaccttaatcttggacttgcagcctccagaactgtgagaaaataaatgtctgataTTTAAGCCCTTCAGTCTCTGCTGTTTTGTCATGGTGGGCCAATCTGAGCTGACTATTACAGCATCACAACGTAAAAACcaagccaggggcttccctggtggtccattggctaagactccatgctcccagtgcagggggctggagtttgattcttggtcagggaactagatctcacatgtccCAACTAGAGATCCaccacagccaaacaaataaaaaataaaggtaaacattaaaataataataataaaaaaataagccaaaaagCTGTCACAAAACCATGGTCGTACATATCTTCCCCAGCCAAACTTCTTCCAAGATCAAGGgttcttcctcattcttgagCGGTATGCTGACTGCAGGATGTGAGGTGATGCAATCTGGAGGGCAGGGTGCCCATTCCTGGGGGCAGCTCTTGTCTCCCTTTTGAGTCTTGAGGCCTCTTTGGGTGTTGGGCTCTTGATCATAGCTTCATTAGGATTAAATTTCAGATGGAAACTGCCAGGAAACACTCTCTGAGGATGCTTGTTCCCCGGTGGTGTTAATTCACCTTGGTATTTATCACCCCCTGGAATTCTCTAATTTACATGTGGCCTCTTCCCCTCTGAGTGCTTCGAGTAGATCCAAATTCATTTAGACAATTGTACGGGTACTATAAAACCGCAACTGAATTTTGGGCCTCTGTAGTTGTCCAGCCAAGATGCACTCCAATTAGAAATAATTGCTGTTAATGCAGTTATGAGGTGGTGGGTGTCCACTATGCCTCAGACCCTTGTTCTACAAAATCCCCTTAGAGtctcttctttattctttagTTAAAGAGACAGGCCCCTAGAATCTACGTGTTTGGAATTGTAATATGGGAGCAATAGTGTGCCTCACTCTTAATTAACCTTGTTAGCCAAGGATTTGGCACAGGAGTTGGTCGATGTAAGTGGGTCTTTGATCCTCTGAATGCAGGTCCCTGGTTGAGGAGGATGTCACCCTTGTGAAATAAATGCCGTTTCTTCTTCAGCATCTGTTAGATACCATTATGATTCTCATTTAATGAAATCATGTGTGTAAAGTGGAAAGCTTTGTGCCAGGCACAACAAATATGAGCTATTGTTTTTATGATcataaaataagctttaaaaaaatacataatgccTATATTGTTAAGgcctatattttttcaaaatcctTACTTTGTTGAAGAATTTCcttcttctccaaaaaaaaaaaaaaaaccacagtaaaaaacaaaatattttagccCAGCACTTCTGCAGTTTATATAATCACtgacatatgtgtatgtgtgatgttgggtccagctctttgcaaccccatgggctctagcccgtcaggctcctctatccatgggatttcccaggcaagaatactggagtgggttgccatttctttctccaggggatcttcctgacccagggattgaatccacatctcttgcatctcctgcattggcaggtggatttttttttttaccactagtgcctcctgggaagcccaaagtatttTAAACAAGGAAGATACAGTTGCTTTGGAATACTGAAAATAATCACCCAtttttgcaaaaagaaaacatattttcaaatgtctttgtgagctaattttatgaaaaacaaggttttttgttttttgtttcttaaaaaaaagactttctgaAGGGAAAGGAAATACAGGGGCAGAGTTGTCAGAATCCTACAGGCAGCTCAGGAGCAATCAGTCCATAATGGATTCTAGATGCCGCATTTCCTGAGATGGCCGTCCCTCTAAGAGCATCTCACCCCAGAAATGACTCTCACAGAGACTCCCAAGGTgctcatcccccctccccactctccagTGACAGAGATAGGGGACAAAGGCTGCTGTTTCTCTCACAAGGCAGGTGCTTCCACCCACCCGGGGAAGGAGCTCTGGGACTATGgtaattaacatttttcttttaatcttgctTTTCTAGTTAATCTCCAGAGCGTGAAAAGAGTTGGCCAGTCGATTAAACCCTAAGCATGCAATACAAATGAAATGAAGGCAGCCCTGATGAATATAAATGGATAAATTTGTTccttctgttaaaaaaaagtaCCTTATGAGATACCCAGTTTGAACTACTAAATGAAATACTTGAAATTACCCACAGGAATGGTTTCTGGTTTAATAGGGAACAGTTTATCTAACTCTGGAGAAGGTCATTTCTTCAGGATCATAAGCAACCGCTCTTTGGTATCTTCTAAGAAAGCAACGAGATCCTATTTAAAGTTTGGTCCAGGATCactgaggcttcccagatggcgccagtggtaaagagcctgcctgccagtgcaggagatgtaagagatacaggttcgatccctgggttgggaaggtcccctggaggagggcatgacaatcctactccagtattttgcctggagaatcccatagacagaggagcctggtaggctacagtccatggggtcgcaaaagagttggacacaagtgaagtgacttagcaggcacgccAGTATCACTGGCCCTTGATTATGCAGGAATGTGCAGGAAAGCTCCCTGACATGGTGCCCCTGGGGAACCTTCAGCAGGTCTGGCACTTGCTGTCTGAGTACCCAGGGCTATAGAAACAAGCATCTTTGTGGGGAGGAGGACGAGCATCTGTGTAGGGAGAAGAATGTGGGAGGTTGACCTTTCCATGCCAGATGGCACAGTTTCAACAAGGCCAAGTCTGAGAACAAGGTGATGGGGAACGAGCTCTGCGTCCTTAGGACACCCCACCTCCGCATGCACCCAGGCTTCTTCTCAGCCCTCACTTCCCATGTCCAGTGCATGTTCAGCCACAGACCCTGACCAAAATGATGAGCAATTCACAAGAGAGAGAGGATTATCTCACTTCcacacatggggtcacaaaaggtcggaTGTGATTTAGtaactaaaacaacagcaacaatcacTTCCACAGCAGTTGCAAGCAAACACCAaacatggactttttttttttaatttaaaaaactcaacaGAAAAACAGAGCGCAACATTATTTTCAGAGGCACTGGTTGCAAATACTAGTCCAGACAGCAGACTGGTGCTTGTGGTCTCCAGGTACATTCTGTCAACAAAGACACTTCTTCATTGAAACAGATGTCGTGTAACTGTGGGTATCCGGGGATGTCAGCCACAGAATTGGTCTTCAGTTTTTCTTCCTGGTGCCAGTGAAGCCATCCATTACATTAAAGGCCCCCAAGTACTCACCCAAAAGCAGCCCCAGCTTGAAGGGCAAGAAGCTAAAGAGAACACAAGAGGGAACATCTTGGTTATCATTCATGGGACATCTTTATGAGTTCCACTGAAAAGCAGGGCCATTGACTTGCTGCAGAAGACATCAGTCACTCACGCCCACCTGAACGTCCCTGTCTTGAGGTCACTTAGGGCTCGTCCACCATGTGGGAGGACACTGGCCCAAGatctctgtgtttctctttgctttatttACATTATTCACTCACTTCTGTGTCAGTCTCAAGGCCTGACTACATTCTGTAATGATGGACAGGAAGCGTGCAGCCTTGAGGAGTCTTGATCCTGCCTTGCAAACTCGCCCTGTTGCTCACAGTGCAACTGGGCTCTCAACACTCAGTTCCTCCCACTGTCCAAACAGGTCATTGCCCTCTTTCCTGGACAACAGAGAGAAGTCCACGCAATAGCCCCTCAGAGCTTTGGCAAGACCCAACTAAGACTGTCCATCTTCTCCATCCCGGTCGCCCCTCCTGACACTTTGTTCCTGTCCATCATGACGTTCACACCGCAGGACGAGGAAGGGCACAGTCAGCCAACCGGAGACTTGTCCTAGGAGTGGGGACAAGAAAAGGGCCCTGGGCTCATGGTCCCTCTGGGGGCATCCTGAGATATCCAGGGGGTTCCTGCCCTTCCCAGGTTCAGGTCTCTGGTCAAATATTATCTTCTCCATGTGGCCATCCTGACGCTTAAATCAGGATGCATcctagagcccttgctccacaACAGGAAAAGCCGCTGCAGTGGGGAACCTGCTCTCCCCAACTAcagagtagtccccactcgctgcaactagagaaacgcccacacagcagtgaagacccagcacagacgaaaacaaaaatataaatatagaatatataaatatataaaaaactgttatctccccgccccctccaccccaccgcCAGTTATCTTTTAAATGGCTCCTCTCTGTTGGCTCTGGAGTAAGCTGTTGACTGGACTGGCATGTTGAGAATTAATAGGAGCAGAAacattacctttttaaaatcacCATGAAGTATATAAACTTGGGCATATACAGGTACATGTTTTCTTGCAGGATAGCATCTACTATCTTCCTGACTGCATATTCTGGCTCCAGAATCGGTAAGAGAGAAGGAcagctgggggaggtgggagagggttaaaaaaaataaagaaattagagaaagcaattcttaaaaattacaataaaactgttgtgagcttcccaggtggagctagtggtattgaacctgcctgccagtgcaggagacataaaagacacaggttccatccctgggtcgagaagatcccctggagaaggaaatggcaacccactccagtattcttgcctggagaatcccagggacagaggagcctggcaggctacggtccatagggtcgcaaagagttggacacgactgaagtgacttagcaagcatgcacacacaagacATTATCATTTATTGGCTTCTTTTCCTTCCAGATTTGATATTTTTCTGTGCTTGCTCTCTTATTATCAATATGGTGAGTAATAATATAACTAGAATTTGAAGTGAAAATCAGGGATTCTAATTAATACAATGATGTTATAATAGGCACATATGTGAAACCAAATTAAACAAATGGCCTAAATGTTGCAAAGCGCATCTTTGAAAGTAACTGCCTGTCATCTGATGAGTGCAGACTGTATATTTATGCCCCTTCAACAACTTCTTGTTCTTCTGTGGAATCAGGGATGAGAGCAGGATGGAGCTGGTGGCAGAAAGGGGGTGTGTGACAGGAGTGCCAAGGAGATGGGGGAGCAGATTGAGGCCAGCCTTGAAAACGTGGATATAGCCTTGATGTTTGTGTGCTGTGCTcatgcttggttgtgtctgactcttttcgaccccatggactgcagcccaccaggctgctctttccatgacatttcccaggcaagaatactggaatgggttgctgtttccttctccaagccttGATAAACTGTCACTATTAAACCCAGTGTCTTAATCACTAACACATCTaaggaaataaattctaaaaCCATTTATAAAGCAGGCTGAATGCTAGAAAAgtctttttaaataactttagcCAGAACAAAATAAAATCGATGGtcaatcatttttcaaaatacagtTCCTCTGAAATCAAACGATATGCTTACCCAGTAGTACATCCGTCAAACATTCCGGTTTTTATAAAAAATGGACACACGATAGTGGTTTTGATCCCGTTCTGTCCCTTGGCAAGTGATTCTAAAAATATTGATTCAGCAAATCCATTGGCTGCAAATTTACTTGCACAGTAATCTGAAAAGACAAATGATACTATAATACAGTGTAAAGTTTTAAAATGGCATTACAGGAAGATTTCCTCATAACATGAATACCGGCAGAGACAAACCATTTCAGAGTTCTTGTTTTACATGATCTTGGTCTGCTCTGCCTGGAAGAGGTGAGGCATGAGTGGGAAGGTCGGTGATCACCTCAAGGTCAGATGACAACGGCCATGTGGGCTTGAGGAACAGCAGGGCTGCAGGGAGTCACACAGCTGAACTTCACTCCCGTGGCAGTGACGGTAAGGCACTCTGCAGCCCTGACATGGGGCACgagatgtgggttctgtcccAAAGAACTCTGGCCCAAATGGGGCAGGAGGacacatagaagaaataaaataagtcaagggacttccctggtggtccagtggtcacgaatctgccttccaaggcaggggacgcaggttggatccctggtcagggaactaagatcttacatgtcTCGGAGCTactaagcccacgagccacaactatggagcccaTGCACTCTAGAGCCCTTACTCTGCGACGAGAAGCCCCTCTATgcgaaaactagagaaaagcccaagtaccaccacaaagacccagtgcagccaaaaaacccaTACACTAATAATAAGTCAAGTGGAAGCCTAGGCAGCAAAGATCAGTGTTGGTCATGATACCTGTCAGAGCAAGTTTTCTTCCAACTGGAATTCTTCCACttccagaaggaaaacaaagtttttcttatttgggctttcctgatggcttagacactaaagaattcacctgcaatgcagaagacctgggtttgatccctgggttaggaagatcagggcatggcaacccactccagtattcttgcctggagaaacccatggacagaggagcctggtgggctatagtccatggggttgcaaagaacacATTGTCCCTTCAACCTCGACTGCTTGACTATCTTCAAATGCAGGAGAAGTGGTATCTGGGTCAGTTCTGAGCTTTCTGTCCTTGGTTACACTCACTTCAAGTCAAAACCTGGGCATTCAGTTTGCTGAAAGGAAATGTCAGGAGAAGAAAAGGCATTTAGGTGACTTATCCTTCCCTCTGCCTCCCACAGCAGAAAACACACACCTTGgtgctctgctggggagcagctaCTCCAGCCAGCAAGAACCAGACTGCACGTGCCAGGCATAGGGTATCAGGCAGTTGCTGCCCCAGACGCTGGAAGACACAGAAGTGGCGAGGGGTGcagggaggtgagaggaggggTCCTGAGCCACCTCTGGGATCATGAGTCGTCTGGTAGAACTATAGCTCACTGAGCTCCTCTACTTCCGAGACTGGGATGAGCAGGTACAGCCCAGGGCCAGGGAGCCTGCATTCCAAGTAGCAGCCCCAGTGGTTCTGATTCTGGGGAGTTGCTGCCCATGCCAGGAATACTTATTTCTAAGGGAGCCAGGGAGAAGAGAGCTGCATTTGAAGAGAGATGCTGTGTCTAACAAAAGGAATAACAGGCCCTGTAAATACACCTGTGGTTATGTCAAGGACCTGTGACTTCCCAGATGTATGAGAGAGGGGTAATAATAATGCCTGATGGATTCTAAGGAGGACAGAGGCAGGGAGACCCAGGCTACAGGGAGACATGTACAGACTGCTGATATTGGGGTAATAAGTGGTTCTGGAAACCTATCTGGCAGCTGAGAGATACTTGCTGAGACCAGTGTTGTGAATCTGGAACCAGCTATGAGTCAGTGAAGCTGGCTGGTCTGCTACCTGAGTGTTGCAATTAGGGTTCTGATGGATGAGCCTCCGGGGGGCACCCCGGGGGGAAGGGCAGGACTTCCTAGAGCCAGCTCCCCAGTGGTCCCTCTTCACCAAAGATCTTGTATGTCTTATCCCCTCCCCACTGTTAATGTCAAGTCGGTTGCAAGGGACATGGAAGTGACAACAAATTCCTGCCAGTCTTTAATCAATGGAACAGCAAAAGAAAGTTAATTTTAGGTTTCCTGGggtgaagatattttctccaagCTCCCAGCCAGGGGAGACCACTTATGGAAAATTCATAGAGCAGAAgggtcctctctttttttttggctgcactgggtctccattgtggtgtgcaggctttctctacttgcagtgtTTGgaggcttctctagctgtggagcacaggctcgagaGTGTGGGtgcaatagttgtggtgcatgggcttagttgccctgaaaagactcttgagagtcccttgggcagaaaGGAGAtccgatcaaaccagtcaatactaaaggaaatcaacccgaatatgcattggaaggactgatgctgaagctgaaactccaatactttgggcacatgatgaaaagagctgactcactggaaaagaccctgatgctgggaaagattgagggggcgacagaggatgagatggttggatggcatcatcgactcaatggccataagtttgagtgaactctgggaaattgtggaggacagggaagcctggtgtgctgtggcctgtggggtcgcaaagagtcagacaggactgagtgactaaacagcatgagatcttagttccctgaccagggatgaacctgcaccccctgcattggaaggcagattctcattcactggaccacaaggaagtccCAGAAGGATCCTCCTTAACACCCTGATTACAGTGTCAGGTGAGTTTCGGGGAAGGTGACTATGCTAATCACTTGTATAAGGAATTTATAAGTAgggtctctcttcttttttttttttaattggaggatgattgctttacaatgttgtgttagtttccgctgtacaacaacatgaatcagctatatgtatatgtattctcCCTCCCTTCTGagcttctctcccacctccttatcccacccatctaggtcttTTATTAATTCCAAGCAACTGCATAAGACCTAATAATTCTAAAGTGCATAGTTcagtctgacgcaggatacagcatgcttggggctggtgcatggggatgacccagagagatgttatggggagggaggtgggaggggggttcatgtttgggaacgcatgtaagaattaaagattttaaaattaaaaaaaaaacagttaaaaaaaaaataaagatcatagtTCAACTTCGTGTAAGTATAGCAGCTGGGCAGTTTCGCTGGATGATAAAGTTCTCAACAACTTACCTTGCTGAACATATGTCTTCATCTGTTACCATTTATTATTAATGCACCAAGTCAGTGCTGATTATGAGCAGGAGACGTGATCATGAGCAAGAGCCAGGAGGGGCAGAACAAGGGTGTGTGCATGGCTGGAGAGGCTGATGTGACTGGTCTGTGCAAAGGCCAGGACAATGCAACTGGAGTGTGGCACCTCTCCTTGAGAGTCAGGACCATGCCTTTTAATGTTAAAGGCATGTAGTTATCAGACTGCTGGTGGGCTCGCTGTCcctgggaaaaaagctatgacaaacctagacagagctGTTGCTCAAGCTGAGGTTGTGAAATACCATATTTCTCTTACCTGCCAGTCCATTTATTCCAATTAATCCAGCTGAACTTGAAATGCACACCAAATGTCCATGGTCATTAGCAATCATAGCAGGTAGAAAGGCTTTGTAAGTCTAAGAAGATCAAGGtaaaacatttaacattttatagCACATATGttttttcagatgtttatatAATCATCatgattgaaaaaaattaagttcaaaAAAATACCTGAAGGAAATGGGACATTCAAACTTAAATATCTGGCAAGTAACCGCCTTAACTGTTTAAACTGTGGATCAATATTTTTCTGGTGGTTATTCAAgtattttaattggaatttcaattattaaaaataatttactcaaACTTACATTTGCtcatatttgacttttaaaaacacaacaaaaataaaataattgaaacagTACAGGAAAATCTTAATTGTGGTATCCACAGTCCACAAACCAGTAAGACCAGTCAAAGATATGGTTATTTAGATTTATGgtgccttttttcctcctttggcttatatttgaatttcaaatttttcCTGAACTTTGTTCACAGGACATGTGGCTATTggtttcagtttaaaaatatcactttgtTTTTAAACTCATCTGGCCTGTCAGGGAGACGTGATCATGAGGGGCAGAACAAGGGTGTGTGCATGGCTGGAGAGGCTGATGTGACTGGTCTGTGCAAAGGCCAGGACAATGCAACTTGAGTGTGGCACCTCTCCTTGAGAGTCAGGATCATGCTTTTTAATGTTCAAGTCATGTAGTTATCAGGCTGCTgtgggctccctgtccctggaagaaaagctatgacaaacctagacagcatattgaaaggcagagacatcactttgctaacaaaggtccgcatagccaaagctatggattttctagTAGGCATGTATAGACGTAagagctgagggctgaagaattgatgcttttgaactctggtgctggagaagactcttgagagtcctaaAGGATCTCTGTGCTGTCCTTGATCCatccaatctatcctaaaggacatcaaccctgaatatgaatggaaggactgatgctgaagctgaagttccaatatttcgGGGACCTgttgtgaagagatgactcattggaaaagaccctgatgctgggaaagattgaaggcaggaggagaagagggtgagagaagatgagatggttggatggtctcactcaatcaatggacatgaattcaagcaaactctgggagataatgaaggacagaaaagcctggagtgttacagttcatggggttgcagagtcagacatgacttagcaaatgaacagcaacaacaaagttgACTGTGCATCTTTGTGTGCCCCCAAACAGACCTGGTGGATGTCTGCTTGTT
This sequence is a window from Ovis canadensis isolate MfBH-ARS-UI-01 breed Bighorn chromosome 9, ARS-UI_OviCan_v2, whole genome shotgun sequence. Protein-coding genes within it:
- the SDR16C5 gene encoding epidermal retinol dehydrogenase 2 yields the protein MALKLKSAKKLFIFLGKSALALVEAVVFAIIPKPRKNVAGEIVLITGAGSGLGRLLALKFAQLGSVLVLWDINQESNEKTHKMAGEAGAKGVYAYTCDCSQKEEVYRVANQVKKEVGDVSILINNAGIVTGRKFMDCPDELIEKSLDVNFKAHIWTYKAFLPAMIANDHGHLVCISSSAGLIGINGLADYCASKFAANGFAESIFLESLAKGQNGIKTTIVCPFFIKTGMFDGCTTGCPSLLPILEPEYAVRKIVDAILQENMYLYMPKFIYFMVILKSFLPFKLGLLLGEYLGAFNVMDGFTGTRKKN